One genomic segment of Bacillus oleivorans includes these proteins:
- a CDS encoding ABC transporter substrate-binding protein, translating into MKKYLVSFVLVIMLVLTCFSSIYAEVQTESLTIGITQDENALNPYTYVTGYPGLDLVNLLYDNLFVLDENNIPQPWLVKEYSVSKDGLTYEFTLHENIKWHDGEALTAYDVKFTIDYFIVHPKSRFTNPLQSIASVEVQDDTSFTLVLSQADPNFMIQPLADLPILPEHIWTNVTDPDNETNAVGSGPYQLVEHSSGQYYKMAAHKDYFMGEPPIGEIVFPIIEDTTAMFTALQAGEIDAISTSIAPELVNQFESNPALKVVRGAGYSTTLFQINAEKYPMSETAFRKAIDYAIDKQNLVDTLLLGYAELGSPGFIHPSSLYYNDELTPVFDPDQAEQLLEEAGFTDTDGDGFREDQNGEQISLTTLVYSNNPIRIRAAELISESLNNIGIRNTVQAMDATTVDSLMWPEFDVSKGRDYDLGLWGWSNTMQLFPDRMIELFHSDPSIGSVNIGGYSNPEFDQLSEQLQSTLDEEERTSIIKEMQAFIAEEAPFITLYYQEIVNAYNPEVYDGYVFQTGKGIINKLSFVPGEKVEAPATEQNNSTNDESSAGTTGDAESETESASSGSANTTIFLVGGLIAAVAVGFIFIKRKSKKNNDSDDFGF; encoded by the coding sequence ATGAAAAAATATCTTGTTAGTTTTGTCCTAGTTATAATGCTGGTTTTGACTTGTTTTTCAAGTATTTATGCAGAAGTCCAAACGGAGTCGTTAACCATTGGTATTACACAAGATGAAAATGCCCTGAATCCTTATACATATGTTACAGGGTATCCCGGTTTGGATTTAGTTAATTTACTTTATGATAACCTCTTTGTATTAGATGAAAATAACATCCCACAGCCATGGTTAGTAAAAGAGTACTCTGTTAGTAAAGATGGACTCACCTATGAGTTTACTTTGCATGAGAATATCAAGTGGCATGATGGAGAAGCCTTAACGGCCTATGATGTCAAATTTACGATTGATTATTTTATTGTGCACCCGAAATCAAGATTTACGAACCCGCTTCAAAGTATCGCCTCAGTTGAAGTTCAAGATGACACAAGCTTTACCTTAGTATTGTCTCAGGCTGATCCTAACTTCATGATTCAACCTCTAGCTGATCTTCCAATCCTTCCTGAACATATCTGGACTAATGTAACAGATCCCGATAATGAAACAAATGCAGTCGGCAGCGGTCCTTACCAATTAGTCGAACATAGTTCGGGTCAATATTATAAAATGGCTGCTCATAAAGACTATTTTATGGGAGAACCGCCAATCGGAGAAATTGTTTTCCCGATTATTGAAGATACGACAGCGATGTTTACGGCCCTTCAAGCAGGAGAAATTGACGCGATATCAACAAGTATTGCACCTGAGCTTGTTAACCAGTTTGAGTCCAATCCTGCTTTAAAGGTAGTAAGAGGAGCGGGTTATAGTACAACTTTATTTCAGATTAACGCGGAAAAGTATCCAATGTCTGAAACGGCATTCAGAAAAGCAATCGACTACGCAATTGATAAGCAGAATTTAGTTGACACTCTTTTACTTGGTTATGCAGAGTTAGGAAGCCCTGGATTTATTCATCCATCATCACTTTATTATAACGATGAGCTCACCCCCGTATTTGATCCGGACCAAGCAGAACAGCTATTAGAAGAGGCAGGGTTTACAGATACGGATGGCGATGGATTTAGAGAGGACCAAAATGGAGAGCAAATCAGTCTAACGACACTCGTCTATTCAAATAATCCTATACGAATTAGAGCGGCTGAGTTAATCTCAGAATCATTAAATAATATTGGTATTAGAAATACCGTTCAAGCCATGGATGCTACGACGGTTGACTCCCTTATGTGGCCAGAATTTGATGTTAGTAAAGGAAGAGATTATGATCTGGGGCTTTGGGGCTGGTCTAATACAATGCAGCTTTTCCCAGACAGAATGATCGAGCTGTTCCATTCTGACCCAAGTATTGGATCCGTTAATATTGGCGGTTACAGTAATCCTGAATTTGATCAATTATCCGAACAATTACAGTCAACATTAGATGAAGAAGAACGGACTAGTATTATAAAAGAAATGCAAGCATTTATTGCTGAAGAGGCTCCATTTATTACCCTTTATTATCAAGAAATTGTAAATGCCTATAATCCAGAGGTCTATGATGGATACGTGTTCCAGACAGGAAAAGGAATCATTAACAAACTATCATTTGTACCCGGAGAAAAAGTAGAAGCGCCTGCAACAGAACAAAATAACAGTACAAATGATGAATCATCTGCTGGTACAACCGGTGATGCAGAAAGTGAAACCGAATCAGCTTCTTCTGGTTCAGCCAATACTACTATTTTTCTAGTTGGCGGTTTGATTGCAGCAGTGGCTGTTGGCTTTATTTTTATAAAAAGGAAATCTAAGAAGAATAACGATTCTGATGATTTTGGTTTTTAA
- a CDS encoding MATE family efflux transporter: MSATESIHDKTAKQKVMVILSLAVPAMIENILQTVVGFVDTLFVARLGLNEVTAVGIANTIIAVYMAIFLAIGVGASSLIARSIGAGDLAKAKGYAKQSTWISIVIGIIFGIISYFFAEPLLTLMGAEPEVLKDGVIYFRIVAVPSIFISLMLIFGSILRAAGDTKTPMKVSLWINFIHIGLDYVLIFGMFGFNGLGVAGAAWATVIVRIIGTIALYRSIQKSKVNFSVFKITIISKNPLTASIIKLAIPTAAERLIMRLGQVLYFGLIVRIGTETYAAHTIAGNIEMFSYMPGYGLAVAATTLVGQSIGARHHLDAYKYGILTSGIGILIMSVGGVLLFLLSPWMATWFTTEPTAIDMVVTALRIDAFAQPALAVGLILAGALQGIGDTKSPMYSTAIGMWVIRIVGVYILGIQLGMGIAGVWLSIAIDLFVRAIFLLFRFKAYFKERSFDPPIEKDA, encoded by the coding sequence ATGTCTGCGACGGAATCAATTCATGACAAAACAGCTAAACAAAAAGTAATGGTAATCCTTTCACTAGCAGTCCCAGCGATGATTGAAAATATTTTACAGACAGTCGTAGGATTTGTTGATACTTTATTTGTAGCAAGACTTGGTTTGAATGAAGTGACAGCAGTGGGAATTGCCAACACCATTATAGCTGTCTATATGGCTATATTTTTGGCAATTGGTGTAGGAGCATCCTCTCTTATTGCCAGGAGTATCGGTGCAGGTGATTTGGCAAAGGCTAAAGGTTATGCCAAACAATCAACATGGATTTCTATCGTAATTGGAATTATATTTGGAATCATTTCTTATTTTTTTGCTGAACCGTTGCTTACATTGATGGGTGCAGAGCCTGAAGTTTTGAAAGACGGAGTGATTTATTTTCGGATTGTAGCAGTACCTTCCATTTTTATTTCGCTTATGCTGATTTTTGGAAGTATTTTAAGGGCTGCAGGGGACACCAAAACTCCTATGAAAGTAAGCTTGTGGATTAACTTTATTCACATTGGATTAGATTATGTATTAATTTTTGGTATGTTTGGATTTAACGGATTAGGAGTAGCAGGGGCTGCCTGGGCTACTGTAATCGTAAGAATTATAGGGACAATCGCTCTCTATAGATCCATTCAAAAATCAAAGGTCAATTTTTCAGTTTTTAAAATCACTATAATTTCAAAGAACCCATTGACAGCATCTATAATAAAATTAGCTATACCAACTGCTGCAGAACGATTAATTATGCGTTTAGGGCAAGTACTTTACTTTGGTTTGATTGTACGAATAGGAACAGAAACCTATGCTGCCCATACAATTGCCGGTAATATCGAAATGTTTTCTTATATGCCAGGCTATGGTTTAGCTGTTGCAGCCACAACTTTAGTAGGTCAAAGCATAGGAGCGAGACACCACCTGGATGCTTACAAGTATGGGATTCTGACTTCAGGAATCGGTATTCTCATCATGTCAGTAGGAGGGGTTCTTTTATTTCTCCTTTCCCCATGGATGGCCACTTGGTTTACGACGGAACCAACTGCTATTGATATGGTTGTAACAGCACTAAGAATCGATGCTTTCGCTCAGCCTGCATTAGCGGTGGGGTTGATATTAGCTGGTGCCTTGCAAGGCATTGGCGATACCAAAAGTCCTATGTACAGCACAGCTATCGGTATGTGGGTGATTCGGATAGTTGGTGTATATATTCTGGGGATCCAGCTTGGAATGGGGATTGCCGGAGTCTGGTTATCGATTGCCATTGATTTGTTTGTACGGGCTATTTTCTTGTTATTTAGATTTAAAGCATATTTTAAAGAAAGATCATTTGACCCCCCGATTGAAAAGGACGCATAA
- a CDS encoding PIG-L deacetylase family protein, translating into MAKGQRILFLGVYGMEVVECGGALAKNAESGGESFAAIMLCRPTSQPQVKKAAEILGVNVSFLNFQSGTVDLSVESKKKLIKVIREVKPDIIITQDPDHSFHDLDPDRRPAMTLLLESIALASRDFALEEMPGLEPHPIPTIYYMTPHHPNTVVDISQVWEKKEKAMDALESQMEFSGIHFEHMLDPHAAELLTPGFSELNSYEKGRAIHRVLDRAVHVYHGLATHGHFAFAEAYRREGNFHLQELIK; encoded by the coding sequence ATGGCAAAAGGACAACGTATTTTATTTTTAGGCGTTTATGGAATGGAAGTTGTAGAGTGTGGTGGAGCTTTAGCGAAAAATGCAGAAAGTGGCGGGGAATCATTTGCAGCTATAATGCTTTGCAGACCGACAAGCCAACCGCAAGTTAAAAAAGCAGCAGAAATTCTAGGTGTAAATGTTTCATTTCTCAATTTTCAATCAGGAACCGTAGATCTTAGTGTTGAGTCCAAGAAAAAATTGATAAAAGTTATTAGAGAAGTAAAGCCAGATATCATTATTACCCAGGATCCAGACCATTCATTCCATGACTTGGACCCTGATAGAAGACCTGCAATGACGCTACTCTTGGAATCTATTGCACTAGCAAGCAGAGATTTTGCATTAGAGGAAATGCCAGGTTTAGAACCACATCCGATTCCAACTATCTACTATATGACGCCTCACCATCCAAATACAGTCGTTGATATTTCTCAAGTATGGGAAAAGAAAGAAAAAGCAATGGATGCTTTAGAAAGCCAAATGGAATTTAGCGGAATACATTTTGAACATATGCTCGATCCTCACGCTGCGGAACTGCTAACCCCAGGATTTTCGGAACTCAATTCCTATGAAAAAGGGAGAGCCATCCATAGAGTGTTAGATAGGGCTGTTCATGTTTACCATGGTCTGGCTACACACGGACATTTTGCATTTGCGGAGGCTTATCGAAGAGAAGGGAATTTTCATTTACAAGAGTTAATTAAATAA
- a CDS encoding plastocyanin/azurin family copper-binding protein — translation MSPFHLFTILSLIGVIVINTILGYIGKKSLTKMSAMMISMFSGMSIGITAGLAAGSVYQGNLFVSTSLSLLIGLLIGISFGITMGVLSGIEALMSGIMGGMMGAMLGEMIFLDQSVLMTKIFLTLSISSIGLFFILRKDEKVNIYIPNKKWFLRPISFLCVFVLYLSFGSSLNYTYSGHHLSLQKDRNDSTGQVNTLSISVKKQSFVYTPSTLKIKEGQQVSFVLVNSDDIEHDLQIESIPIQYNSDSIHHSSHQSDADIHLHAKANSESQINFIPVAKGTYEFYCSVPGHKENGMVGKLIVY, via the coding sequence ATGAGCCCATTCCATTTGTTTACGATTCTATCTTTAATTGGGGTCATTGTAATAAATACAATACTGGGGTATATCGGTAAGAAGTCTTTGACCAAAATGTCTGCGATGATGATATCCATGTTTTCTGGAATGAGCATAGGGATAACTGCAGGCTTAGCAGCGGGGTCTGTTTACCAGGGGAATTTATTTGTTTCAACGTCTCTTTCCTTGTTAATTGGTTTACTCATAGGGATATCTTTTGGAATTACAATGGGTGTGCTATCGGGTATAGAGGCACTGATGTCTGGGATTATGGGCGGAATGATGGGGGCAATGTTAGGTGAAATGATTTTTTTAGATCAATCCGTCTTAATGACTAAAATATTTTTGACTCTAAGCATTTCTTCTATCGGATTATTCTTTATCCTACGTAAAGATGAGAAAGTTAATATTTATATACCAAATAAAAAATGGTTTTTACGGCCTATTAGTTTCCTGTGTGTGTTTGTACTTTACCTATCATTTGGTAGTTCCTTAAACTATACATATTCAGGTCATCATTTATCCCTCCAGAAAGATAGAAACGATTCAACAGGTCAAGTTAATACATTATCTATATCAGTTAAGAAACAGAGTTTTGTATATACCCCCTCCACTTTAAAAATAAAAGAAGGGCAACAAGTTTCTTTTGTTTTAGTGAACAGTGACGATATTGAGCATGATTTACAAATTGAGTCTATCCCGATTCAGTACAACTCAGATTCTATTCATCATTCCTCACACCAATCTGATGCAGATATTCACCTTCACGCAAAAGCTAATAGTGAGAGTCAAATAAATTTCATCCCCGTGGCGAAAGGAACATATGAATTTTATTGTTCAGTCCCAGGACATAAAGAAAATGGGATGGTCGGGAAATTAATTGTGTATTAA
- a CDS encoding ring-cleaving dioxygenase: MMQKTAGIHHITAMVNDAQRNIDFYAGVLGLRLVKKTINFDRPEVYHLYFGNESGTPGTVITFFPWTNQLKGRIGTGQVGVTRYRIPTGSLDFWKKRLKKFGVTYSSSVSFGETYFQFEDPDGLLIELVERDGGPVNHWNFNGVGAEYAIKGFDGAVLFSAQPHKTTNMLENVMGLECIGQDNELLRFKSEGDLGNTIDIKLTPSVRGLMGAGTVHHIAWRAKDDEDHLKWRELVQGKGYDPTEVRDRNYFKALYFREEGGILFEIATDPPGFAVDESSDKLGTQLMLPSWLEPKREELEKKLPPVEVREVSKSEF; the protein is encoded by the coding sequence ATGATGCAAAAAACAGCAGGTATTCATCACATTACGGCCATGGTAAATGATGCCCAAAGAAATATAGATTTTTATGCAGGTGTACTTGGATTAAGACTCGTGAAAAAAACAATCAATTTTGATCGGCCAGAAGTTTATCATCTTTATTTTGGAAATGAATCAGGCACTCCAGGTACCGTGATCACTTTTTTTCCATGGACGAATCAGTTAAAAGGGAGAATAGGAACAGGGCAGGTTGGTGTAACCCGATACAGAATACCAACAGGTTCGTTGGACTTTTGGAAAAAAAGATTAAAAAAATTTGGTGTAACATATAGCTCGTCCGTTTCCTTTGGCGAAACCTATTTCCAATTCGAAGATCCAGATGGTCTTCTAATTGAACTGGTTGAACGAGACGGAGGTCCGGTCAATCATTGGAACTTCAATGGAGTGGGAGCGGAATATGCCATTAAGGGCTTCGATGGAGCGGTTCTATTTTCAGCTCAACCTCATAAAACAACAAACATGCTTGAAAATGTAATGGGATTAGAGTGTATTGGACAGGACAATGAACTGTTAAGATTCAAATCTGAAGGAGACCTTGGCAATACAATTGATATTAAGCTTACTCCTTCAGTTCGGGGATTAATGGGTGCAGGAACGGTTCACCATATTGCCTGGAGAGCCAAAGACGATGAGGACCATCTTAAGTGGAGAGAACTTGTTCAAGGAAAGGGATATGATCCGACTGAGGTTCGTGACCGAAACTACTTTAAGGCTCTTTATTTCCGTGAAGAGGGCGGTATCCTCTTTGAAATAGCAACTGATCCGCCAGGCTTTGCTGTGGATGAGTCATCTGATAAGCTTGGAACCCAGCTTATGTTACCTTCCTGGTTAGAACCGAAGAGAGAAGAGCTTGAAAAAAAATTACCGCCGGTTGAGGTACGTGAAGTAAGTAAAAGTGAATTTTAA
- a CDS encoding sensor histidine kinase, producing MNKLSIKLGLSFFIIFFGIIVFLLYFLHHSMVETQVEGEMSSLQLRGNSHRDVLEQTFNQDTIEHVLLMESASDTIAVISDGEGNILDSSDTVTPIMEDMIQNTNIETIMFSKEAFIETDFWESPFLATVSSFQNQEQPYFLFMFKTTENLRMLMHEMNQHFMYGAMISLVVTILVIYFLTNIITKPLLKMKQATERLSVGDFSVELPEFRDDELGKLSKAIHKLADDLKELTENRKEFLASISHELRTPLTYIKGYADVCRKGLISDKEKEKYLLVIFKEAERVSRLVHDLFELAKIDQNEFSIQRSKVSINDLVHNLYERFRPAVAEEGKKLDFEVHGEIWAFIDPIRIEQCLVNLLDNAKKYSLPNSIIGLEVYEKKRTIHIEVKNQSYPIDSRQLPRLFDRFYRIDSSRSRKLGGSGLGLSVVKEVIDAHGGTVFVSENEGIITVQLTLPGGSVL from the coding sequence ATGAATAAACTCTCGATAAAATTAGGACTTTCCTTTTTTATAATTTTCTTTGGGATTATCGTATTCCTGTTATATTTTTTACATCATTCCATGGTAGAAACACAGGTTGAAGGCGAGATGTCTTCTTTGCAGCTGCGAGGGAATTCTCATCGCGACGTGTTAGAACAGACCTTTAATCAAGATACTATTGAGCATGTTTTGTTAATGGAATCTGCTTCCGATACTATTGCTGTGATTTCAGATGGAGAAGGCAATATTTTGGATTCTTCTGATACAGTAACACCAATCATGGAAGATATGATTCAAAACACCAACATAGAGACAATTATGTTTAGTAAAGAAGCTTTTATTGAGACTGATTTTTGGGAGAGCCCGTTTCTAGCCACCGTAAGCAGCTTTCAAAATCAAGAGCAGCCCTATTTTCTTTTTATGTTTAAAACAACAGAAAATCTCAGAATGCTGATGCATGAAATGAATCAGCATTTTATGTACGGTGCGATGATCTCCCTCGTAGTTACGATTCTAGTTATCTATTTTTTGACGAATATTATTACAAAACCGTTATTAAAGATGAAACAAGCTACGGAAAGGCTGAGTGTCGGAGATTTCTCTGTAGAATTGCCGGAGTTCAGAGATGATGAACTCGGTAAGCTCTCGAAAGCCATTCATAAGCTGGCCGATGATTTAAAGGAATTAACAGAAAATCGGAAAGAATTTTTAGCGAGTATTTCTCACGAATTAAGAACACCGCTTACTTATATTAAAGGTTATGCCGATGTTTGCCGAAAAGGACTTATAAGTGACAAAGAAAAAGAAAAGTATCTCCTTGTTATCTTTAAGGAAGCTGAACGTGTTTCCAGACTGGTTCATGATCTCTTTGAATTAGCCAAAATCGACCAGAATGAATTTTCAATTCAAAGAAGCAAGGTTTCAATTAATGATCTGGTACATAACCTTTATGAGCGTTTTCGACCAGCAGTCGCGGAGGAAGGAAAAAAGCTGGATTTTGAAGTACATGGTGAAATATGGGCTTTTATAGATCCGATTCGGATTGAACAATGTCTTGTAAATTTGTTAGACAATGCGAAAAAGTATTCGCTCCCAAACAGTATAATAGGGCTAGAAGTATATGAGAAAAAGAGAACGATTCACATCGAAGTCAAAAACCAGAGTTATCCTATCGATTCACGTCAGCTTCCCCGCTTATTTGATCGTTTTTATCGGATAGATTCGTCTCGATCAAGAAAACTGGGAGGAAGCGGACTTGGGCTTTCGGTTGTGAAAGAAGTGATTGATGCTCATGGAGGTACTGTCTTTGTTTCAGAAAATGAAGGAATCATAACTGTTCAACTAACTCTTCCAGGGGGAAGCGTGCTATGA
- a CDS encoding D-alanyl-D-alanine carboxypeptidase family protein translates to MNRLILTITSFLFINTIIASTAYGITDPAPPTITSEAAIILEADSGRILFEKNADAQMYPASLTKIATAIYAIETGNLDDIVTVSSHARDVDGTRVYLEEGEKVTLKKLLQGLLINSGNDAGVAIAEHLSGSVEQFASDLNKYLKNVIGVENTNFENPHGLYEQDHVTTAEDLAKITQYAMNNEGFREIFGTKQLEWQGESWVTTLYSHHKLVKGEIPYEEVTGGKNGYVDQSGFTLATTAENNQLDLIVVTLKSSSEAIAYQDTVSLLDFGFNNFATASIAKGNTFDADGEEFKTADTLFYTYPINEQVNMEVNKEGTLEVTGKDGTVIASYELEPMEVAATAEVKKSTAVQESNLSLFSGFSSSLIFLLASIAIGIVILYFRQTRKV, encoded by the coding sequence ATGAACAGATTAATTTTAACAATTACATCTTTCCTTTTTATAAATACAATAATAGCTTCGACAGCTTACGGGATAACGGATCCTGCTCCTCCCACTATTACGAGTGAAGCGGCTATTATTTTAGAAGCCGACTCTGGTAGGATCCTCTTTGAAAAAAACGCAGATGCTCAAATGTATCCTGCAAGTCTGACTAAAATTGCGACGGCCATTTATGCCATTGAAACTGGTAATCTGGATGATATAGTAACGGTTAGCAGCCATGCCAGAGATGTCGATGGAACAAGGGTTTACCTGGAAGAAGGGGAAAAAGTTACATTAAAAAAGCTCCTGCAAGGGCTTTTAATTAATTCCGGGAATGATGCAGGCGTTGCGATTGCGGAGCATTTAAGCGGAAGTGTCGAGCAATTTGCTTCCGACCTCAATAAGTACTTAAAAAATGTAATTGGGGTCGAAAACACCAACTTTGAAAATCCGCATGGACTCTATGAGCAAGACCATGTAACAACCGCAGAAGATCTAGCTAAAATTACCCAATATGCCATGAATAATGAAGGGTTTAGAGAAATTTTCGGAACTAAACAATTGGAATGGCAAGGTGAGTCTTGGGTTACGACTCTCTATTCGCATCATAAATTGGTGAAGGGCGAAATTCCGTACGAAGAAGTAACCGGAGGAAAAAACGGTTATGTGGATCAATCCGGTTTCACATTAGCTACAACAGCTGAAAACAATCAATTAGACTTAATAGTTGTAACGCTCAAAAGCAGTTCAGAGGCTATCGCTTATCAAGACACCGTTAGCTTATTAGACTTCGGCTTCAATAATTTTGCCACCGCAAGTATTGCAAAAGGGAATACATTTGATGCAGACGGCGAGGAATTTAAGACAGCCGATACATTATTTTATACCTATCCTATAAATGAACAAGTTAATATGGAGGTTAACAAGGAAGGGACCTTAGAAGTGACTGGAAAAGACGGTACTGTGATTGCTTCTTATGAATTAGAACCGATGGAAGTGGCCGCAACAGCAGAGGTCAAAAAATCAACGGCTGTTCAGGAAAGTAATCTTTCCCTTTTTAGCGGGTTTTCTTCTAGTCTAATCTTCTTATTAGCTTCAATTGCCATAGGGATCGTAATCCTGTATTTTCGCCAAACCCGAAAGGTATGA